In uncultured Cohaesibacter sp., a genomic segment contains:
- a CDS encoding FAD-linked oxidase C-terminal domain-containing protein, with translation MSSAVQPHFKRETDPNAVKAVCSQLAEQFGERFTTGKALREQHAHTTTGLANEMPDGVVFVKSTEEVSSVVALCNAQSVPVIAFGSGSSLEGQLNAPYGGISLDLSGMNAIVEVCAEDLNCTVQAGVTRKQLNEYLRDTGLFFPIDPGADASLGGMAATRASGTNAVRYGTMKDNVLALKVVMADGTIIETASKAKKSSAGYDLTRLLVGSEGTLGIITEVSLKLSGIPQAISGGICGFPDLESACNAVIMTIQCGIPVARIELLDSLQVKAVNLHSKIGLVERPTLLVEFHGTESGVAEQAELFADIIEEFGGSDFEWATKPEDRTRLWAARHDSYWATFSLRPGAKSVSSDACVPISRLAECVRETQKDIEASGFLAPVVGHVGDGNFHVQLLLDPENPEEHARADAFLGRLAERAIAMGGTCTGEHGVGQGKMKYMEKEFGPALAYMIAIKQAFDPKNIMNPGKILPQQN, from the coding sequence ATGTCTTCTGCCGTTCAGCCCCATTTCAAACGAGAGACAGATCCCAATGCCGTCAAGGCGGTCTGCTCGCAACTGGCCGAGCAGTTCGGCGAACGCTTCACGACTGGCAAGGCCCTGCGAGAACAGCACGCGCATACCACGACCGGGCTTGCCAATGAGATGCCCGATGGTGTTGTCTTTGTGAAGAGCACCGAAGAGGTCTCCAGCGTCGTGGCACTTTGCAACGCCCAGTCCGTGCCGGTCATCGCATTCGGGTCCGGCTCGTCGCTGGAAGGCCAGCTAAACGCTCCCTATGGTGGAATCTCGCTTGATCTGTCGGGCATGAATGCCATTGTCGAGGTCTGCGCGGAGGATCTCAACTGCACGGTTCAGGCTGGTGTCACCCGCAAGCAGCTCAACGAGTATCTGCGCGATACGGGGCTGTTCTTTCCCATCGATCCCGGGGCGGATGCATCGCTTGGCGGCATGGCGGCCACCCGTGCATCGGGCACCAACGCGGTGCGCTATGGCACCATGAAGGACAATGTCCTCGCGCTCAAGGTGGTGATGGCCGACGGCACGATCATCGAGACGGCCAGCAAGGCCAAGAAGAGCTCAGCCGGCTATGATCTCACCCGGTTGCTGGTCGGCTCGGAAGGCACACTCGGTATCATCACGGAAGTTTCGCTCAAGCTTTCCGGCATCCCGCAAGCCATTTCGGGCGGCATTTGCGGTTTTCCCGATCTGGAAAGCGCCTGCAATGCCGTGATCATGACCATCCAGTGTGGCATTCCGGTGGCCCGCATCGAGCTGCTCGACAGCCTTCAGGTGAAGGCCGTCAATCTGCATTCCAAGATCGGTCTCGTTGAACGGCCGACGCTGCTGGTGGAATTCCACGGCACCGAGAGCGGGGTGGCCGAACAGGCCGAGCTGTTCGCCGACATCATCGAGGAATTTGGCGGCTCTGACTTTGAATGGGCCACCAAGCCGGAAGACCGGACGCGGCTCTGGGCTGCACGCCACGATTCCTACTGGGCAACCTTTTCGCTGCGTCCGGGCGCCAAGAGCGTTTCGAGCGATGCCTGTGTTCCCATTTCCCGCCTTGCCGAATGCGTGCGCGAAACGCAGAAGGACATCGAGGCCAGCGGCTTTCTCGCTCCGGTCGTCGGCCATGTCGGTGACGGCAACTTCCATGTCCAGCTGTTGCTTGATCCTGAGAACCCGGAAGAGCATGCCCGAGCGGACGCATTCCTCGGGCGACTCGCCGAGCGGGCGATTGCCATGGGCGGAACCTGCACCGGAGAGCATGGTGTCGGGCAGGGCAAGATGAAATACATGGAAAAGGAATTCGGCCCGGCTCTTGCCTACATGATCGCCATCAAACAGGCGTTTGACCCCAAAAACATCATGAATCCGGGGAAAATTCTGCCTCAGCAGAATTGA
- a CDS encoding AsmA family protein, translating to MLALVIALVGPLFVDWTSYRAAFEREATAALGQPVHVLGDADMQILPMPRLHFESVHVGPDEQSPILTVDAFDMRVELFPLVQGKIEVVDMTLSNPSLKLEVDEKGRFDWRRESGRLWDLDMEKIRLNDVRIENGRIDFSDKSTGRSKAITGLNGALEARSLIGPYKIETSFRMDGEPYSLMLSTGAASAEGMRVKSLLTPANFAVSLAMDGNVKEGEDERFHYIGTTEISNAIEGAEGSVTPWSLSGSSDLTASSLVLPKFEFSHGPVDHAYRLNGAGTVDFGANPRFDVVVSSRQLDFDRALGEGPNAPINLQEGISRLAEALVHMPLPGIPGHVGFDVPGVILGGGVIRDLQFDAELVGSAWRIDELTADLPGQTTVSLSGLFSRQIDSGGQHHGFEGQARIRSDQPAAFSKWWLKDAPTSGQLKPFDMSGQLLVKSDRIQISDLDIFMDGDRASGFIDWYAGQQGADGKGDALAINLDAERIDLDAVMGFGSLLLNNSTGKAAPLRDIALDIETRSLSAGDFEGKTLSAKLHLAEGGVEIDHLSVDDFAGATISASGVLKDLANKPNGRITGKVSAADLEGLSALIKRLLPDQPVADWLAGKQDVMSPADLSFTIAGGNADHGLTVKLEGMLGGGRGSLEGSLDGPLDDWAKGKLSLGAKLDNPDGQKLLSLIGLGHGLVDLPALSASLSLDGVLADGATVAVSLRSDDGALDYKGSLQAAPGSGTAQGLETSGDLSFKTDDLAPYLMSTGVSLSNPGEALPVSLVAAITFEKGNLSLEGIKGQWDEQPVSGTLTLTQIAKSRQLKGSLELGDMDGIWLGETVLGAGRLTSVGSGWPDLPFIAPVATGDDLPIKLDVAIKARSLELAAPYIFQQPSFTLVWQDAGLSVRDFKGLLQGGKVSGGLDLDNVEGEAVLKTHIRLDGAALAPLIWERDGRAVARGQVDVNLDVESQGRSMAGVVSGLSGTGTFALRDAVLNYINPQAFAQVVRAVDAGMELKDTDIRKVFLSHMDAGSTDVKRMEGTFVIAGGALRASNIEADAEILKSRGNLMIDLSNQTLDGDWSIKVEPAREDAVTGAQPEVGLSFSGPLAAPKRMVDVAPFTGYLTIRAFEREVDRVEKLQADILEKDRMRRLLRLYREQAKHREDERLAAEQAVIEAQKAAEEAGAKKAAEAKAAQQAAAARAKAEQKAAARAEAARKAAEQKALEAEQARQRAEAEAQKVEAARRQAEKLAEEARKAEEEARRLKALQQQQGSDQPPVEPEIKSGGIVIRPLEDLTATPSPVTPTPVTPSPVTPLQLEPIVPEETYIPLPERLPVLPRDRVVPSLDQGISLPFTDKDLSSDYIIQNY from the coding sequence TTGCTGGCGCTTGTCATTGCGCTGGTCGGGCCTCTGTTTGTCGACTGGACATCCTATCGTGCCGCGTTCGAGCGCGAGGCTACGGCGGCCCTCGGTCAGCCGGTGCATGTGCTGGGCGATGCCGACATGCAGATCCTGCCGATGCCGCGCCTGCATTTCGAGAGTGTACACGTGGGGCCTGACGAACAATCCCCCATTCTCACTGTCGATGCCTTTGACATGCGGGTCGAACTGTTTCCACTGGTGCAGGGCAAGATTGAGGTCGTGGACATGACCCTCAGCAACCCGTCCCTGAAGCTGGAAGTGGATGAAAAGGGCCGGTTCGACTGGCGACGTGAGAGCGGCAGGCTCTGGGATCTCGACATGGAGAAGATCCGCCTCAATGATGTGCGGATCGAAAACGGACGGATCGATTTTAGCGACAAGAGCACCGGACGCAGCAAGGCGATCACCGGGCTTAATGGTGCGCTGGAAGCGCGCTCGCTGATCGGTCCCTACAAGATAGAAACCTCTTTCCGGATGGATGGCGAGCCCTATTCGCTGATGCTGTCAACGGGGGCTGCCAGCGCTGAAGGCATGCGCGTCAAGAGCCTTTTGACCCCGGCCAATTTTGCGGTTTCCCTTGCCATGGACGGCAATGTCAAGGAAGGGGAGGACGAGCGCTTCCACTATATTGGAACGACAGAGATCTCCAATGCCATCGAAGGGGCCGAGGGGTCGGTGACGCCATGGTCGCTTTCCGGTAGTAGCGACCTGACCGCGTCGTCACTGGTCTTGCCGAAATTCGAGTTCTCACACGGGCCGGTGGATCATGCCTATCGCCTCAATGGTGCGGGGACGGTGGATTTCGGTGCCAATCCGCGCTTTGATGTTGTGGTATCGTCGCGCCAGCTCGATTTTGACCGGGCGCTGGGTGAGGGCCCGAATGCGCCGATCAATCTTCAGGAGGGGATCTCCAGACTAGCCGAAGCCCTTGTTCACATGCCTCTGCCGGGCATTCCGGGACATGTCGGCTTTGACGTCCCCGGTGTGATCCTTGGCGGCGGTGTGATCCGGGATCTGCAGTTTGATGCCGAACTGGTCGGCTCGGCCTGGCGCATTGATGAACTGACTGCGGATCTGCCGGGGCAGACGACTGTCTCGCTGTCTGGCCTGTTCTCGCGCCAGATCGACAGTGGTGGCCAGCATCACGGCTTTGAGGGGCAGGCGCGGATCCGCTCCGATCAGCCTGCCGCCTTCTCGAAATGGTGGCTCAAGGATGCACCGACCAGCGGTCAGTTGAAGCCCTTTGATATGAGCGGGCAGCTGCTCGTCAAATCGGACCGGATCCAGATTTCCGATCTCGACATTTTCATGGATGGTGACCGGGCCTCCGGCTTTATCGACTGGTACGCCGGTCAGCAGGGCGCTGATGGCAAGGGCGATGCGCTCGCGATCAATCTTGACGCAGAGCGGATCGATCTGGACGCAGTCATGGGCTTCGGTTCGCTTCTGCTCAACAATTCCACCGGCAAGGCCGCGCCCTTGCGCGATATTGCGCTTGATATCGAAACCCGCAGCCTGTCGGCAGGGGATTTCGAAGGCAAAACCCTCAGTGCCAAGCTGCATCTGGCAGAAGGTGGTGTCGAGATTGACCATCTGAGCGTTGACGATTTTGCCGGGGCCACCATTTCCGCCAGTGGTGTCCTGAAGGATCTTGCCAACAAGCCGAACGGGCGTATTACGGGCAAGGTCAGCGCCGCCGATCTGGAAGGACTGTCCGCGCTGATCAAGCGCTTGCTACCCGATCAGCCGGTCGCCGACTGGCTGGCTGGCAAGCAGGATGTCATGTCGCCTGCGGACCTTTCCTTCACCATCGCCGGAGGCAATGCCGATCACGGCCTGACGGTGAAACTGGAGGGCATGCTTGGCGGAGGGCGGGGCTCGCTCGAGGGCTCGCTGGACGGGCCGCTGGATGATTGGGCCAAGGGCAAGCTTTCGCTCGGCGCCAAACTTGACAATCCGGATGGCCAGAAGCTCTTGAGTCTGATTGGTCTTGGTCACGGTCTGGTCGATCTGCCTGCGCTGTCGGCATCGCTGTCTCTGGACGGCGTTCTGGCGGACGGTGCAACGGTCGCCGTCTCGCTCCGGTCGGACGACGGCGCACTCGATTACAAGGGCAGCCTGCAAGCGGCGCCGGGGTCTGGCACGGCTCAGGGCCTCGAAACCAGCGGTGATCTCAGTTTCAAGACCGATGATCTGGCACCCTATCTGATGTCGACCGGTGTATCCCTGAGCAACCCCGGCGAGGCGTTGCCGGTTTCGCTTGTCGCGGCGATCACCTTTGAAAAGGGCAACCTGTCTCTTGAGGGGATCAAGGGGCAATGGGATGAACAGCCGGTGTCCGGAACGCTCACCCTCACGCAGATCGCCAAAAGTCGCCAGCTCAAGGGATCCCTTGAACTGGGGGACATGGACGGCATCTGGCTTGGCGAGACGGTTCTAGGTGCAGGGCGCCTGACCTCCGTTGGCAGCGGCTGGCCGGACTTGCCGTTCATCGCGCCCGTTGCCACGGGTGACGACCTGCCGATCAAGCTGGATGTGGCAATCAAGGCGCGTAGTCTGGAGCTGGCCGCTCCCTATATCTTCCAGCAGCCATCCTTCACCCTTGTCTGGCAGGATGCCGGGCTTTCTGTGCGTGATTTCAAGGGGTTGCTGCAAGGCGGCAAGGTGAGTGGCGGGCTTGATCTCGACAATGTCGAGGGCGAGGCTGTTCTCAAAACCCATATCCGCCTCGACGGGGCGGCACTTGCGCCGCTCATCTGGGAACGGGACGGGCGCGCAGTGGCGCGCGGGCAGGTTGATGTCAATCTGGATGTCGAAAGCCAGGGCCGCTCCATGGCCGGGGTTGTCTCCGGTCTGTCGGGGACTGGTACCTTTGCGCTGCGCGACGCGGTGCTGAACTATATCAATCCGCAGGCATTTGCTCAGGTGGTGCGGGCGGTTGATGCGGGCATGGAGCTCAAGGATACGGACATCCGCAAGGTGTTCCTCTCCCACATGGACGCCGGATCGACGGATGTCAAACGGATGGAAGGCACCTTCGTCATTGCCGGCGGTGCCTTGCGGGCCAGCAACATCGAGGCTGATGCCGAAATTCTCAAGTCGCGGGGCAACCTGATGATCGATCTGTCCAATCAGACGCTGGATGGTGACTGGTCGATCAAGGTGGAGCCAGCCAGGGAAGATGCGGTGACAGGTGCCCAGCCTGAAGTCGGCCTGTCTTTCTCCGGCCCGCTCGCCGCGCCCAAGCGCATGGTTGATGTGGCGCCGTTCACCGGTTATCTCACCATCCGCGCTTTCGAGCGAGAGGTGGATCGGGTCGAAAAGCTGCAGGCTGATATTCTGGAAAAGGACCGCATGCGGCGTCTGCTGCGGCTTTATCGCGAGCAGGCAAAGCATCGTGAAGACGAGCGTCTTGCTGCCGAACAGGCCGTGATAGAGGCCCAAAAGGCGGCTGAAGAAGCGGGTGCGAAGAAGGCTGCCGAGGCAAAGGCCGCCCAGCAGGCGGCTGCAGCGCGGGCCAAGGCGGAGCAGAAAGCTGCTGCTCGGGCCGAAGCTGCAAGGAAAGCCGCCGAACAGAAGGCTCTTGAGGCAGAACAGGCAAGACAGCGGGCCGAAGCCGAAGCGCAGAAGGTGGAAGCTGCCAGACGCCAGGCCGAAAAACTGGCCGAAGAAGCGCGCAAGGCTGAAGAGGAGGCCCGCCGCCTCAAGGCCCTGCAACAACAGCAGGGTAGTGATCAGCCCCCCGTGGAACCGGAGATCAAGTCCGGTGGGATCGTTATCAGGCCGCTGGAAGATCTGACGGCGACGCCATCCCCTGTGACACCGACTCCGGTGACGCCATCCCCTGTGACACCGTTGCAGCTTGAACCGATCGTTCCGGAAGAAACCTACATTCCGCTGCCCGAAAGGCTGCCCGTGTTGCCAAGGGACAGGGTGGTGCCTTCGCTCGATCAGGGGATCTCACTGCCGTTTACGGACAAGGATCTGTCGTCGGACTATATCATCCAGAATTATTGA
- a CDS encoding ribbon-helix-helix domain-containing protein, which yields MKKHSVTIAGHRTSISLEDEFWQGLKTLADSRNKSLADIIRQIDKERGINNLSSAIRIAVLDYYKAQIPQEGALPFRSASQ from the coding sequence ATGAAAAAGCATTCCGTGACCATTGCAGGCCATCGCACATCCATTTCCCTTGAAGATGAATTCTGGCAGGGTCTCAAGACCCTCGCCGACAGCCGCAACAAGTCTCTGGCCGACATCATTCGCCAGATCGACAAGGAACGTGGCATCAACAACCTGTCCTCAGCCATCCGCATTGCCGTTCTGGACTATTACAAGGCGCAGATCCCGCAAGAAGGCGCCCTTCCCTTCCGGTCTGCCAGCCAATAG
- a CDS encoding DUF4169 family protein: MGNVVNLRQARKAKGRAEKEKQAETNRARFGRTKAEKTKQQFEADKLERHLDGHKRDLPEHKAPSGNTHESE, from the coding sequence ATGGGCAACGTCGTGAATCTCAGACAAGCACGCAAGGCCAAGGGTCGTGCCGAAAAGGAAAAGCAGGCAGAAACCAACCGTGCTCGCTTTGGAAGAACCAAGGCGGAAAAGACCAAACAGCAGTTTGAAGCCGACAAGCTCGAACGTCACCTCGACGGGCACAAGCGAGACCTGCCAGAGCACAAGGCGCCTTCCGGCAACACCCACGAGAGCGAATGA
- a CDS encoding ClpXP protease specificity-enhancing factor SspB, with product MSEDLIRYDILAQDALRGVVKTVLTEVARTGLPGEHHFYITFNTQAPGVRISPRLLEKYPDDMTIVLQHQFWDLQANDQAIEIGLSFDGIPEKLYIPYTSIITFIDPSVHFSLQFEIEMDDEDEDLDDEDGDDGDEILTVMAPGDEAFTMPEDQSEEASGGKTASEKSKKKADSADKSKADKSKEGAEVVSLDAFRKK from the coding sequence ATGAGTGAAGACCTGATCAGGTATGACATCCTCGCACAGGATGCCCTGCGTGGCGTAGTGAAAACGGTGCTGACTGAAGTGGCCCGAACAGGCCTTCCCGGCGAGCACCATTTCTACATTACCTTCAATACACAGGCTCCCGGCGTTCGCATTTCGCCGCGCCTGCTGGAAAAATATCCCGATGACATGACCATTGTCCTGCAGCACCAGTTCTGGGATCTGCAGGCCAACGATCAGGCCATCGAAATCGGCCTGTCCTTCGACGGCATCCCCGAAAAGCTCTATATTCCCTATACCTCGATCATCACCTTCATTGACCCGAGCGTGCATTTCTCGTTGCAGTTTGAAATCGAGATGGACGATGAAGACGAGGATCTGGATGACGAGGACGGTGATGACGGCGATGAAATCCTGACCGTTATGGCTCCGGGCGACGAAGCCTTCACCATGCCAGAGGATCAGTCCGAGGAAGCCTCCGGGGGCAAGACTGCGTCCGAAAAGAGCAAGAAAAAGGCTGACAGCGCCGACAAATCCAAGGCTGACAAGTCCAAGGAAGGGGCAGAGGTCGTGTCTCTGGATGCGTTCCGCAAGAAGTGA
- a CDS encoding thymidylate synthase, which produces MQTYLDLLAHILENGTDKGDRTGTGTRSVFGYQMRFDLSRGFPLLTTKKLHLRSIIHELLWFLAGDTNIGYLKEHKVRIWDEWADENGDLGPVYGYQWRSWPARDGSTIDQISQLIAQIKTNPDSRRLIVTAWNPADVDRMALPPCHCLFQFYVADGRLSCQLYQRSADVFLGVPFNIASYALLTMMVAQVCNLQPGDFVHSLGDAHLYSNHFEQARLQLTRAPRPLPTMAINPDKRDIFGFVFEDFELKDYDPHPHIAAQVAV; this is translated from the coding sequence ATGCAGACCTATCTGGATTTGTTGGCACATATCTTGGAAAACGGCACCGACAAGGGCGATCGTACCGGGACCGGTACGCGGTCGGTTTTCGGCTATCAGATGCGGTTCGACCTTTCCAGGGGCTTTCCGCTGCTGACCACCAAGAAGCTGCACCTGCGCTCGATTATTCATGAGCTGTTGTGGTTTCTGGCCGGGGATACCAATATCGGCTATCTCAAGGAACACAAGGTCCGGATCTGGGACGAGTGGGCCGACGAAAATGGCGATCTGGGGCCGGTTTATGGCTATCAGTGGCGCTCTTGGCCAGCAAGGGACGGCAGCACGATCGACCAGATCAGTCAGCTCATCGCGCAGATCAAGACCAATCCGGACAGCCGTCGGCTGATTGTGACGGCGTGGAATCCGGCGGATGTCGACCGGATGGCGCTGCCGCCCTGCCACTGCCTGTTCCAGTTCTATGTGGCCGACGGGCGGCTGTCCTGTCAGCTCTACCAGCGGTCGGCGGATGTGTTCCTCGGCGTTCCCTTCAATATCGCCTCCTATGCCTTGCTGACCATGATGGTGGCGCAGGTGTGCAATCTTCAGCCGGGTGACTTTGTGCACAGCCTTGGTGACGCGCATCTCTATTCAAACCATTTCGAACAGGCCCGGTTGCAGTTGACGCGTGCGCCGCGGCCTTTGCCGACCATGGCGATCAATCCCGACAAGCGGGACATCTTCGGATTTGTCTTCGAGGATTTCGAGCTCAAGGACTATGATCCGCATCCGCACATCGCCGCTCAGGTTGCGGTTTGA
- a CDS encoding dihydrofolate reductase: MVQSTSPRVVFHYAVADNGVIGKDNDMPWHVSSDLKRFKDMTMGKPLIMGRRTFESIGRPLPGRSNIVVTRDADFQRDGIVVVSSIEEALVRARTIAEADGVDEIAIIGGGSIYNALWGRAQRLYVTHVHAEPEGDTFLPAIDPEIWQENSRAPTIQNQNDSAAMTFVVYERKAPLA; this comes from the coding sequence ATGGTTCAGTCAACGTCTCCACGGGTGGTCTTTCACTATGCGGTTGCCGACAATGGCGTGATCGGCAAGGACAATGACATGCCCTGGCACGTGTCGAGCGATCTCAAGCGCTTCAAGGACATGACCATGGGCAAGCCACTGATCATGGGGCGCCGCACTTTCGAGTCGATCGGACGGCCGCTGCCGGGGCGCAGCAATATTGTGGTAACGAGGGACGCTGACTTCCAAAGGGATGGCATTGTTGTGGTTTCCTCGATCGAGGAGGCCCTAGTCCGGGCCCGTACCATTGCAGAAGCCGATGGCGTCGACGAAATCGCGATCATTGGTGGCGGTTCCATCTATAATGCGCTGTGGGGCCGGGCGCAGCGACTTTATGTCACTCATGTTCACGCTGAGCCGGAAGGGGATACATTCCTGCCTGCCATAGATCCCGAGATCTGGCAGGAAAACTCTCGTGCGCCAACGATCCAGAACCAGAATGACAGTGCGGCGATGACATTCGTGGTCTATGAACGCAAGGCACCGCTGGCGTAG
- the hflK gene encoding FtsH protease activity modulator HflK, with protein MPWNNQNGGNGGPWGGGGGGRNGGPWGQGPQNSGPNPPDLEEMIRRGQERLKKAFPGGGGTGGGSLGLKGAGLLALGALAIWMATGFYTVKEGELGVELVLGQPVAVSTSGLNYNLPYPIGRAETVNVDQIRDVTIGTKEFSNRSGSIRSQHVPEESLMLTGDENIIDVVFKVQWNIKDPQAYLFNVDNPEVAVKQVVESAMREIVGRNTMDEVQTGDRVAIQLAARELTQKMLDKYNAGVSIIQVQLQGVEPPVEVIDAFRDVQTAKADKVRMQNEAQAYANKVVPEAEGQAAKILEAANAYREQTVADANGQAQRFTQILGQYEKAPVITRKRLYLETMERVLGKSDKIILDGKAGGDTGVVPYLPLNELSKKAGN; from the coding sequence ATGCCTTGGAACAATCAGAATGGTGGTAACGGTGGCCCTTGGGGGGGCGGCGGTGGTGGCCGCAATGGCGGTCCATGGGGGCAAGGCCCTCAGAATTCCGGACCCAATCCACCAGATCTAGAGGAAATGATCCGCAGGGGACAGGAACGTCTCAAGAAAGCTTTTCCCGGCGGTGGCGGCACTGGTGGCGGCTCGCTCGGGCTCAAGGGTGCAGGTCTTCTGGCACTTGGCGCACTGGCCATCTGGATGGCAACCGGCTTCTATACCGTCAAGGAAGGTGAGCTGGGTGTCGAGCTGGTTCTGGGGCAGCCTGTTGCCGTGTCCACATCCGGTCTGAACTACAATCTTCCCTATCCGATCGGCCGCGCCGAGACGGTCAACGTTGACCAGATCCGTGACGTGACCATCGGTACCAAGGAATTCTCCAACCGGTCCGGCTCGATCCGCAGCCAGCATGTGCCTGAAGAAAGCCTGATGCTGACCGGTGACGAAAACATCATCGATGTGGTCTTCAAGGTTCAGTGGAACATCAAGGATCCGCAAGCCTATCTGTTCAATGTCGACAATCCGGAAGTCGCGGTCAAGCAGGTTGTGGAATCGGCCATGCGTGAAATCGTGGGTCGCAACACCATGGACGAAGTGCAGACCGGCGACCGTGTTGCGATTCAGTTGGCGGCACGCGAGCTGACCCAGAAGATGCTCGACAAATATAACGCTGGTGTCAGCATCATTCAGGTGCAGCTGCAGGGTGTGGAACCGCCGGTCGAAGTTATCGATGCCTTCCGCGACGTGCAGACCGCCAAGGCGGACAAGGTGCGCATGCAGAACGAGGCTCAGGCCTATGCCAACAAGGTTGTTCCAGAAGCTGAAGGCCAGGCTGCCAAGATTCTGGAAGCTGCCAACGCCTATCGTGAACAGACCGTGGCAGACGCCAACGGTCAGGCGCAGCGCTTCACGCAGATTCTCGGTCAATATGAAAAGGCGCCTGTCATCACGCGCAAACGTCTTTATCTGGAGACAATGGAACGGGTTTTGGGTAAATCGGACAAGATCATTCTTGACGGCAAAGCAGGCGGCGACACGGGTGTCGTACCTTATCTGCCACTCAATGAACTCAGCAAGAAAGCGGGGAACTGA
- a CDS encoding protease modulator HflC, whose product MSVKSIFGLAVAAVIAVLLYGSVFLVYPYEQAVVTQFGRIERAVREPGLYFKTPFIQSVEYLDKRARYLEQSEREVIASGKKRLLIDSFARYRITDPIVFKRQAKFLSNFESQLNGFMEASLRDVVAEFTFKDIVRDKRDELVELIRQSVNEKTERLGVELVDYRIRRADLPKENSEAVYRQMQTERQQEANGIRADGEKLSQQIRSIADRNATVIIANANRDSEIQRGIGDAQRNAIFAEAYGKNPDFFEFYRSMKAYENSLTNGDTRLVLSPEGEFFSYFNDAGKVPLSDVQNAEKAAAAALAPAAPAPATAPAAAPEVPAAN is encoded by the coding sequence ATGTCTGTTAAATCCATTTTCGGTCTGGCTGTTGCCGCTGTCATTGCCGTGCTGCTCTATGGTTCGGTTTTCCTGGTCTATCCTTATGAACAGGCTGTCGTGACCCAGTTCGGCCGTATCGAACGGGCCGTGCGTGAGCCGGGCCTCTATTTCAAGACGCCGTTCATCCAGAGCGTGGAGTATCTGGACAAACGGGCTCGCTATCTTGAGCAGTCCGAACGGGAAGTCATCGCCTCTGGGAAGAAGCGCTTGCTGATCGATTCCTTCGCCCGCTATCGCATCACGGATCCGATCGTCTTCAAGCGTCAGGCCAAGTTCCTTTCGAACTTCGAGAGCCAGCTGAACGGCTTTATGGAAGCCTCCCTGCGCGACGTTGTTGCCGAGTTCACCTTCAAGGATATCGTGCGCGACAAGCGCGATGAGTTGGTCGAACTGATCCGCCAGAGCGTCAACGAAAAGACCGAGCGTCTTGGGGTTGAGCTGGTTGACTATCGCATTCGCCGTGCCGACTTGCCGAAGGAGAACTCCGAGGCTGTCTATCGCCAGATGCAGACGGAACGTCAGCAGGAAGCCAACGGTATCCGCGCTGATGGTGAGAAACTGTCCCAGCAGATCCGCTCCATCGCAGATCGTAATGCGACGGTCATCATCGCCAACGCCAACCGGGATTCTGAAATCCAGCGCGGTATTGGTGACGCCCAGCGGAACGCCATCTTTGCTGAGGCCTATGGTAAGAACCCGGATTTCTTCGAGTTCTACCGGTCGATGAAGGCCTATGAAAACAGCCTTACCAATGGTGACACCCGACTGGTTCTGTCTCCGGAAGGCGAGTTCTTCAGCTATTTCAATGATGCTGGCAAGGTGCCTCTGAGCGATGTGCAGAATGCAGAAAAAGCTGCTGCCGCTGCACTGGCCCCTGCTGCTCCGGCTCCGGCAACTGCTCCGGCAGCTGCTCCGGAAGTTCCGGCGGCCAATTGA
- a CDS encoding DUF2065 domain-containing protein encodes MSDFIAAVGLVFVIEGFLWAAMPSSMKRMMLEVATVPGTSLRIGGVVAMVIGVLIVWLIRH; translated from the coding sequence ATGTCAGACTTTATAGCTGCAGTCGGGCTGGTCTTCGTGATTGAAGGCTTCTTGTGGGCGGCGATGCCCAGCAGCATGAAGCGCATGATGCTGGAAGTGGCGACCGTTCCCGGCACCAGCCTCCGGATCGGTGGCGTTGTCGCCATGGTGATAGGGGTGTTGATCGTCTGGCTCATCCGTCACTGA